A window of the Microvirga terrae genome harbors these coding sequences:
- a CDS encoding alpha/beta hydrolase, which translates to MAADDLDLEAEYNNRARVPEHPVHIAGWQRDSAAYRDSAHCELDLAYGPGARHRLDFFHPPGGEAGGPVVLYIHGGYWQALDRTTSSHLARGANERGLTVAIPSYTLAPAASLAEIVSEIEAAADFVMRRTGRPLVVSGHSAGGHLTACLMARSGGLRFPVRAAMPISGLFDLPPLVPTSINRALGLSVEEAHRLSPLEWDPPAGGRLIAVVGGAESGEFLRQSRAIVDRWSKAGVATHYHEVPGANHFDVIAGLANPGDPLVDLLLELATDA; encoded by the coding sequence ATGGCGGCCGACGATCTCGACCTCGAAGCCGAGTACAACAACCGGGCGCGCGTTCCCGAGCACCCCGTCCACATCGCCGGCTGGCAGCGGGATTCGGCGGCCTATCGCGACAGCGCCCATTGCGAGCTCGATCTCGCCTACGGCCCCGGGGCTCGCCACCGTCTCGACTTCTTCCACCCACCGGGCGGGGAAGCGGGAGGGCCGGTCGTTCTGTACATTCATGGCGGCTACTGGCAGGCGCTCGACAGAACCACATCGAGCCACCTGGCGCGCGGAGCCAACGAACGCGGGCTGACGGTCGCGATCCCGAGCTACACCCTCGCGCCAGCCGCAAGCCTCGCCGAGATCGTGTCCGAGATCGAGGCCGCGGCCGATTTCGTCATGCGGCGCACAGGGCGCCCTCTCGTCGTCAGCGGCCATTCCGCCGGAGGGCACCTGACGGCGTGCCTCATGGCGCGCTCCGGCGGGCTCCGGTTCCCGGTCCGGGCCGCGATGCCCATTTCCGGTCTGTTCGACCTGCCGCCGTTGGTCCCGACGTCGATCAACAGGGCGCTCGGGCTGAGTGTCGAGGAAGCGCACCGCCTGAGCCCATTGGAATGGGACCCGCCCGCGGGCGGCCGTCTCATCGCGGTGGTCGGCGGGGCAGAAAGCGGCGAGTTCCTGCGCCAGTCCCGCGCCATCGTGGATCGCTGGAGTAAAGCGGGCGTTGCGACCCATTATCACGAGGTGCCGGGCGCAAACCATTTCGACGTCATCGCCGGGCTCGCCAACCCAGGCGACCCGCTCGTGGATCTGCTCCTGGAGCTTGCAACCGACGCTTGA
- a CDS encoding ABC transporter substrate-binding protein — protein MNVTIKTLGLAAAVGLAAVPAMAQEKLKVGLLLTLSGPSAVLGQHARDGFQLAVKDLGGKLGGRDVEVIVVDDELKPDVAVTKVKGLLERDKVDFVVGPIFSNVAVATQKPIVDAKTFYISVNAGPSNLAGKSCSPYFFATSYQNDQNHEVLGKVAQDRGYKKVYLLAPNYQAGKDALAGFKRHYKGEIVEESYTPLNTLDFQSELAKIASMQPDAIFTFMPGGMGVNLVKQYRAAGLADRIPFLSAFTVDETNLPAQQDAAIGMLSGSNWAPNMDTPENKKFVAAFEAAYNTVPASYAMHSYDAALLIDSALKATGGKTDDKEALRAAIKKAEFKSLRGDFKFGANGFPIQDFYLVKAAKRSDGKLETEIVEKVFDDYTDAYAKECAATN, from the coding sequence ATGAACGTGACGATCAAAACCCTTGGCCTCGCAGCCGCCGTCGGATTGGCGGCGGTGCCGGCCATGGCGCAGGAGAAGCTGAAGGTCGGCCTGCTGCTGACCCTGTCCGGCCCTTCGGCCGTGCTCGGCCAGCACGCCCGCGACGGCTTCCAGCTCGCGGTGAAGGACCTCGGCGGCAAGCTCGGCGGTCGCGATGTCGAGGTGATCGTCGTCGACGACGAATTGAAGCCCGACGTGGCGGTGACCAAGGTGAAGGGCCTTCTGGAGCGCGACAAGGTCGATTTCGTGGTCGGACCGATCTTCTCCAACGTGGCGGTCGCGACGCAGAAGCCCATCGTCGACGCCAAGACCTTCTACATTAGCGTGAATGCCGGCCCCTCGAACCTCGCCGGCAAGAGCTGCAGCCCGTACTTCTTCGCCACGTCGTACCAGAACGACCAGAACCACGAGGTTCTCGGCAAGGTCGCACAGGACCGCGGCTACAAGAAGGTCTACCTGCTCGCGCCGAACTACCAAGCCGGCAAGGACGCGCTCGCCGGGTTCAAGCGCCACTACAAGGGCGAGATCGTCGAGGAATCCTACACCCCGCTGAACACCCTCGACTTCCAGTCAGAGCTTGCCAAGATCGCCTCCATGCAGCCGGACGCGATCTTCACCTTCATGCCGGGCGGCATGGGCGTGAACCTGGTCAAGCAGTACCGTGCGGCTGGTCTTGCCGACCGCATCCCGTTCCTCTCCGCCTTCACCGTGGACGAGACCAACCTGCCGGCGCAGCAGGATGCCGCCATCGGCATGCTGAGCGGCTCGAACTGGGCTCCGAACATGGACACCCCGGAGAACAAGAAGTTCGTCGCAGCCTTCGAGGCCGCCTACAACACGGTGCCGGCCTCCTACGCCATGCATTCCTACGACGCGGCCCTGCTGATCGACTCCGCCCTCAAGGCGACCGGCGGCAAGACCGACGACAAGGAGGCGCTGCGCGCCGCCATCAAGAAGGCGGAGTTCAAGTCCCTGCGCGGTGACTTCAAGTTCGGCGCGAACGGCTTCCCGATCCAGGACTTCTATCTCGTCAAGGCCGCGAAGCGTTCCGACGGCAAGCTGGAGACGGAGATCGTCGAGAAGGTGTTCGACGACTACACCGACGCCTATGCCAAGGAATGTGCCGCCACGAACTGA
- a CDS encoding ABC transporter ATP-binding protein — MLSVRQLQASYGAAQVLFDISLEVKAGEVVTLLGRNGMGKTTTIRSIMGLLRPRGGEVHFDGAAVTGLAPYRIAKTGIGLVPEGRQIFPTLTVEENLVATASARRGERRWTLDAVYDLFPRLKERRSNLGTQLSGGEQQMLAVGRALMTNPKLLILDEATEGLAPLIRAEIWTCLKRLKGERQSILVIDKNIGALASFADRHVIIEKGRSVWTGTSDELMTDPSLKDRYLHV, encoded by the coding sequence ATGCTCTCCGTCCGACAGCTTCAGGCGTCCTACGGCGCCGCGCAGGTGCTCTTCGACATTTCTCTCGAGGTGAAGGCCGGCGAGGTGGTGACGCTTCTCGGCCGCAACGGCATGGGCAAGACCACCACCATCCGGTCCATCATGGGCCTGCTCCGCCCCCGGGGCGGCGAGGTGCACTTCGACGGCGCTGCGGTAACGGGCCTCGCGCCCTATCGCATCGCGAAGACCGGCATCGGCCTTGTGCCGGAGGGTCGGCAGATCTTTCCGACACTCACGGTGGAGGAGAACCTCGTTGCAACCGCGTCAGCCCGGCGCGGTGAGCGGCGATGGACCCTCGATGCGGTGTATGATCTCTTCCCGCGCCTGAAGGAGCGCCGGAGCAATCTGGGCACGCAGCTCTCCGGCGGCGAGCAGCAGATGCTGGCCGTCGGCCGAGCGCTCATGACGAACCCCAAGCTGCTCATTCTCGACGAAGCCACCGAAGGGCTCGCGCCTTTGATCCGCGCCGAGATCTGGACGTGCCTCAAGCGCCTCAAGGGTGAACGCCAGTCGATCCTGGTGATCGACAAGAACATCGGCGCCCTGGCGAGCTTCGCCGACCGCCACGTGATCATCGAGAAGGGCCGCTCGGTCTGGACCGGAACGAGCGATGAGCTCATGACCGATCCGAGCCTCAAGGACCGGTATCTCCACGTTTGA
- a CDS encoding branched-chain amino acid ABC transporter permease codes for MNATLLFVQALNGLQFGLILFLIAAGLTLVFGVMDFINLAHGVQYMVGAYLVAAFSAWTGSFGWALLLALPSALAFGLLLEVLVFRHLYDRDHLDQVLATFGVILFLNQGVKFVWGAAPLSVPVPELLSGSIEIASGLLYPVYRLAIIAAGLVVAALLYALVNHTRVGMLVRAGASNAAMVSALGVNIQRLFMIVFGFGAMLAGFAGAMVAPILSVEPGMGDNILILAFVVIVIGGIGSIRGAFLAALLIGLVDTVGRSFAPNLLRLVLDPAAASQTGRAIAPMLIYIFMAAVLFFRPSGLFPVKR; via the coding sequence ATGAACGCAACACTTCTCTTCGTCCAGGCTCTGAACGGCCTCCAATTCGGCCTCATCCTCTTTCTCATCGCGGCCGGGCTGACCCTGGTGTTCGGCGTGATGGACTTCATCAATCTCGCCCATGGCGTGCAGTACATGGTCGGCGCCTATCTGGTGGCGGCGTTTAGCGCCTGGACCGGGAGCTTCGGCTGGGCGCTGCTCCTCGCCCTGCCCTCCGCGCTAGCCTTCGGCCTTCTGCTCGAAGTGCTGGTCTTCAGGCATCTCTACGATCGCGATCATCTCGACCAGGTGCTCGCGACCTTCGGGGTGATCCTGTTCCTGAACCAGGGCGTGAAGTTCGTCTGGGGCGCAGCCCCCCTGAGCGTCCCCGTTCCCGAACTCTTGTCCGGCTCCATCGAGATCGCGAGCGGCCTTCTCTATCCTGTCTATCGCCTCGCGATCATCGCAGCAGGCCTCGTGGTCGCGGCCCTGCTCTACGCCCTCGTCAACCACACGCGGGTCGGCATGCTCGTGCGCGCCGGCGCCAGCAATGCCGCCATGGTGTCGGCGCTGGGCGTCAACATCCAGCGGCTGTTCATGATCGTGTTCGGCTTCGGCGCCATGCTGGCGGGCTTTGCCGGCGCGATGGTGGCGCCGATCCTGTCGGTCGAGCCTGGCATGGGCGACAACATTCTGATCCTCGCCTTCGTGGTCATCGTGATCGGCGGAATCGGGTCGATCCGCGGTGCGTTCCTCGCAGCCCTCCTGATCGGCCTGGTGGATACGGTCGGGCGCAGCTTCGCCCCGAACCTGCTGCGCCTCGTGCTCGATCCCGCGGCCGCAAGCCAGACCGGCCGGGCCATCGCCCCGATGCTGATCTACATCTTCATGGCTGCGGTGCTGTTCTTCCGCCCGTCCGGCCTGTTTCCCGTGAAGCGCTAA
- a CDS encoding histidine phosphatase family protein, whose translation MPVALAFLFLLAMAWPQALRASEDVWQALRQGGTIALFRHARAPGTGDPPNFRLEDCTTQRNLSAEGRAQAQAIGAAFRSQQVPVERVLSSRWCRALDTARLAFGTLAEPFQPLDSFFAGQDQEPARTRAVRRTVQEWRSNGVLVLVTHQVNITALTGIFPGEGEMLVLRPKPGAGFDVVGRVKL comes from the coding sequence ATGCCTGTCGCGCTGGCATTTCTTTTTCTTCTCGCGATGGCTTGGCCGCAGGCGCTTCGGGCGTCGGAGGACGTCTGGCAGGCACTGCGGCAAGGCGGCACTATCGCGCTCTTTCGACACGCTCGCGCGCCGGGAACCGGTGACCCGCCCAACTTCCGGCTTGAGGATTGCACGACCCAGCGCAATCTCTCGGCAGAGGGGCGCGCCCAGGCACAGGCGATCGGTGCGGCGTTCCGGTCACAGCAGGTTCCTGTCGAGCGGGTTCTCTCGAGCCGCTGGTGCCGAGCGCTCGATACCGCCCGCCTGGCTTTCGGTACCCTGGCGGAGCCTTTCCAGCCGCTGGATTCGTTTTTCGCGGGACAGGACCAAGAGCCGGCAAGGACTCGGGCCGTGCGTCGCACCGTCCAGGAATGGCGCTCCAATGGCGTCCTGGTGCTCGTCACGCATCAGGTCAACATCACAGCCCTCACCGGGATCTTTCCCGGCGAGGGAGAAATGCTCGTCCTCAGGCCGAAGCCCGGCGCCGGATTCGACGTCGTTGGAAGGGTGAAGCTTTAG
- the mfd gene encoding transcription-repair coupling factor, which translates to MRAKPAPSEDIRRIDLTLPSLLGLHAVRLLEQVREAGPAGAIYVAGGERWAELLVQAMRGLAPNLDIDLLPPWDCLPYDRASPSREIMGRRMAVLRRMSGSSTKPRLLVTSAAAALQRVPQRGIVDEAVFGLTAGEELSSDALKDYLHRAGYILDERVDEPGEAAFRGQVIDLFPADRSSPYRIEHDGQSVVAIRSYDPISQLTETEVGHLMIGPASELVLPQTEESDPSIERFDGIEHLLPEYCPHLETVFDYWPDATVIVDGKAEERRPLVMEQVADAYDNRTSMRGQGGAKGSAVSPERLFVQDDEWADLLSRRRVTYIHAASEDDTRRVAVPNFAIASRPSKDLADFLRAQMDAGRQIILAAAARSDLGRIKRRVQSIGRAEAAESWDDVVDGPPAGWFALQVEIRKGFIDERDDIVLITAGDILGSRISSGIERDASTTASSLMDNGFQIGDAVIHIDHGMGVLEGMETIPAGDAGMSDAVRLKYAADTTLLMPAKEMDRIWRYGPMADSISLDKLNSDAWSRRRETIEAEIKETAERIMGLVDARKGMKLEPLVPPSRDYERFVARFPFSETADQVRGIEEVLEDLSSGRPMDRLVCGDVGFGKTEVALRAAAAVALAGKQVAVVAPTTVLARQHVRSFQKRFAGLGIEVAHLSRLVAPAEARAVKKGLADGSIRVVIGTHALAAKGVTFKDLGLVIIDEEQRFGAAQKAKLRTLAADGHVLTLTATPIPRTLQSALVGLQELSIIATPPARRQPIRTFLTPFDPASVREALMRERRRRGQSFVVCSRVEDIDPMCERLTKLVPELQIMVAHGQMNPSETDDVMVRFADGEGDVLLATNIIESGLDVPRANTMLVWRADRFGLAQLHQLRGRVGRGRIRGVAYLLTEPGEDLPKATEKRLRTLTALDRLGAGFAISAQDLDQRGAGALLGEEQSGHVKLIGTDLYQHMLKHALRGETLNDDWTPELSIGMTGTVPDEYVNDPEMRISLYARLARLDSSDTIDEIEAEIEDRFGPIPDPVESLLRLANIRQLCRRMGIARIDAGPQAIALTFRPGSSQKPSLQRAIDESRGTLHWSKERLILSASSEHTDERHKRILDLLDTIEE; encoded by the coding sequence ATGCGTGCCAAGCCTGCCCCCTCTGAGGACATCAGGCGGATCGACCTTACCTTGCCATCTCTCCTCGGACTCCATGCCGTCCGCCTGCTCGAGCAGGTCAGGGAGGCCGGGCCGGCGGGAGCGATCTATGTCGCAGGTGGGGAGCGCTGGGCCGAGCTGTTGGTGCAGGCCATGAGGGGCCTGGCTCCCAATCTCGACATCGATCTCTTGCCGCCCTGGGATTGTCTCCCCTACGACCGCGCTTCGCCTTCGCGCGAAATCATGGGTCGGCGCATGGCCGTGCTCCGGCGCATGAGCGGATCGAGCACGAAGCCACGTCTCCTGGTGACGAGTGCGGCCGCCGCCCTTCAGCGCGTGCCGCAGCGCGGCATCGTGGATGAGGCCGTCTTCGGCCTCACGGCCGGCGAGGAGCTGTCGTCGGACGCCCTCAAGGACTATCTTCATCGCGCCGGCTACATCCTCGACGAGCGCGTGGACGAGCCGGGCGAGGCGGCTTTCCGAGGACAGGTGATCGATCTGTTCCCGGCCGACCGCTCCTCGCCGTACCGGATCGAGCACGACGGACAAAGCGTCGTGGCCATCCGCTCCTATGATCCGATTTCCCAACTCACCGAAACGGAGGTCGGCCATCTCATGATCGGGCCCGCTTCCGAACTCGTCCTGCCGCAGACAGAGGAGAGCGATCCATCCATCGAGCGTTTCGACGGGATCGAGCATCTCCTGCCGGAATATTGCCCGCATCTGGAGACGGTCTTCGACTACTGGCCGGATGCGACCGTCATCGTGGACGGAAAGGCCGAGGAGAGGCGACCGCTCGTGATGGAGCAGGTCGCCGATGCTTACGACAATCGGACGAGCATGCGTGGACAGGGAGGCGCCAAAGGATCGGCTGTCTCGCCTGAACGACTTTTTGTCCAGGACGACGAATGGGCGGACCTGCTGTCGCGGCGACGGGTCACGTACATTCATGCCGCATCCGAGGACGATACGCGGCGGGTCGCGGTGCCGAACTTCGCGATCGCGTCGCGGCCCTCCAAGGATCTGGCCGACTTCCTGCGTGCGCAGATGGATGCCGGTCGCCAGATCATTCTTGCTGCGGCCGCACGTTCGGATCTCGGCCGGATCAAGCGCCGTGTTCAATCCATCGGACGTGCCGAGGCTGCCGAGAGTTGGGACGATGTCGTCGACGGACCTCCCGCGGGATGGTTCGCCCTGCAGGTCGAGATCAGGAAGGGCTTCATCGATGAGCGCGACGACATCGTGCTGATCACGGCCGGCGATATCCTGGGCAGCCGCATCAGCAGCGGGATCGAGAGAGACGCCAGCACCACGGCTTCGAGCCTCATGGACAACGGTTTTCAGATCGGCGACGCCGTCATCCACATCGATCATGGCATGGGAGTGCTCGAGGGGATGGAAACCATTCCGGCCGGCGATGCCGGCATGAGCGACGCCGTCAGACTGAAATACGCGGCCGACACGACGCTCCTGATGCCGGCAAAGGAGATGGATCGCATCTGGCGCTATGGCCCAATGGCGGATTCGATCTCCCTGGACAAGCTGAACAGCGATGCATGGTCGCGCAGACGCGAGACGATCGAAGCGGAGATTAAGGAAACGGCCGAACGGATCATGGGGCTGGTCGACGCCCGCAAGGGTATGAAACTGGAGCCGCTCGTGCCACCAAGCCGTGATTATGAACGGTTTGTCGCCCGCTTTCCATTCTCAGAGACAGCCGATCAGGTCCGCGGTATCGAGGAAGTTCTCGAAGATCTGTCATCGGGTCGGCCGATGGACCGCCTGGTCTGCGGTGATGTCGGTTTCGGCAAGACCGAGGTCGCCCTGCGCGCCGCCGCGGCCGTTGCGCTCGCCGGTAAGCAGGTCGCCGTTGTCGCGCCCACGACCGTGCTTGCACGCCAGCATGTGCGCAGCTTCCAAAAGCGCTTTGCCGGCCTGGGGATCGAGGTCGCCCATCTCTCCCGCCTCGTGGCACCGGCCGAGGCCCGGGCTGTGAAGAAGGGATTGGCGGATGGATCGATCCGCGTCGTCATCGGCACTCATGCGCTTGCTGCGAAAGGTGTCACTTTCAAGGACCTCGGCCTTGTGATCATCGACGAGGAGCAGCGTTTCGGCGCAGCCCAGAAGGCGAAACTCAGAACGCTCGCGGCAGACGGGCACGTACTCACCCTGACGGCCACGCCGATACCCCGGACGTTGCAATCCGCCTTGGTCGGCTTGCAGGAATTGAGCATCATCGCGACACCTCCCGCGCGTCGGCAACCGATCCGCACATTCCTCACCCCGTTCGATCCCGCTAGCGTCCGGGAAGCCCTCATGCGCGAGCGCCGCCGCCGTGGCCAGAGCTTCGTCGTCTGCTCCCGGGTCGAGGACATCGATCCGATGTGCGAGCGGCTGACGAAGCTCGTTCCCGAACTGCAGATCATGGTTGCCCATGGACAGATGAATCCGTCTGAGACGGATGACGTGATGGTCAGGTTCGCCGATGGCGAGGGCGACGTCCTTCTCGCCACCAACATCATCGAAAGCGGCCTGGATGTTCCCCGCGCCAATACGATGCTGGTGTGGCGCGCGGACCGCTTCGGCCTGGCGCAGCTCCATCAGCTCCGCGGTCGCGTCGGGCGAGGGCGCATCAGGGGTGTGGCCTATCTGCTGACTGAGCCTGGTGAGGATCTTCCGAAAGCGACGGAGAAGCGATTGCGGACCCTGACTGCCCTCGATCGCCTCGGGGCGGGCTTCGCCATCAGCGCGCAGGATCTCGACCAGCGCGGAGCCGGAGCGCTTCTCGGTGAGGAGCAGTCGGGTCACGTCAAGCTCATCGGCACTGATCTCTACCAGCACATGCTCAAACACGCTCTGCGCGGCGAGACCTTGAACGACGACTGGACGCCTGAATTGAGCATCGGAATGACCGGCACGGTTCCCGACGAATACGTGAACGATCCCGAGATGAGGATCAGTCTCTATGCACGTCTTGCGCGTCTCGACTCATCGGATACGATCGACGAGATCGAAGCGGAGATCGAGGACAGGTTCGGTCCCATCCCCGATCCTGTCGAGAGCCTCCTGAGGCTGGCGAACATCCGGCAGCTCTGCCGGCGCATGGGGATCGCCCGCATCGATGCGGGACCTCAGGCGATTGCATTGACGTTTCGGCCCGGCTCGTCGCAGAAGCCTTCCCTGCAGAGAGCGATCGACGAGTCTCGAGGGACGCTGCACTGGAGCAAGGAACGCCTCATCTTGTCGGCGTCGAGCGAGCATACGGACGAGCGTCACAAGCGGATTCTGGATCTCCTCGACACCATTGAAGAATGA
- a CDS encoding branched-chain amino acid ABC transporter permease encodes MTELAETHAAPMPSLRPRLEIVPILLFAAFAAAPLLAMASGAEGYVLSLLTRVMIFGIAAMALDLILGYGALVSFGHAAFLGIGGYAVGILASHGIEDALVQVPVALAASALFALVTGAISLRTKGVYFIMITLAFGQMLYFLATSLAAYGGDDGMTLSSRSLLAGSSILESDFAFYWVCLLCLLGAYAFSRSAVASRFGRVLRGTRENAVRMEAIGFQPFRFQLMAYVISGMLAGLAGCLLANQAEFVSPAFMTWQRSGELIFMVVLGGLGSLHGAIVGAAAFLLLEEFLPELLHGLSFFLSEEARAHLAENWKMVFGPLLILIVLFARGGIMGLLRRPRHG; translated from the coding sequence ATGACCGAACTCGCCGAAACGCACGCCGCTCCCATGCCGTCCCTCAGGCCACGGCTCGAGATCGTTCCCATCCTGCTCTTTGCCGCCTTCGCGGCCGCGCCGCTGCTGGCCATGGCGTCCGGGGCAGAGGGCTATGTCCTGTCTCTGCTCACGCGCGTGATGATCTTCGGCATCGCCGCCATGGCGCTCGACCTCATCCTCGGGTACGGGGCGCTCGTGAGCTTCGGCCACGCGGCCTTCCTCGGCATCGGCGGCTATGCGGTCGGGATCCTCGCCAGCCACGGCATTGAGGATGCCCTCGTGCAGGTTCCCGTCGCGCTTGCGGCCTCCGCGCTCTTCGCCCTGGTCACAGGGGCGATTTCGCTGAGGACCAAGGGTGTCTATTTCATCATGATCACCCTGGCCTTCGGGCAGATGCTGTACTTCCTCGCCACGTCGCTGGCAGCTTACGGCGGCGACGACGGCATGACCCTGTCGTCACGCAGCCTCTTGGCCGGGTCGAGCATCTTGGAGAGCGATTTCGCCTTCTACTGGGTGTGCCTGCTCTGCCTTCTCGGCGCCTATGCGTTCTCGCGCTCGGCCGTCGCGTCGCGGTTCGGCCGCGTCCTGCGCGGCACGCGGGAGAATGCCGTGCGCATGGAAGCGATCGGCTTTCAGCCCTTCCGGTTTCAGCTCATGGCCTATGTGATCAGCGGCATGCTGGCGGGGCTCGCCGGCTGCCTCTTGGCGAACCAGGCGGAGTTCGTCAGCCCCGCCTTCATGACGTGGCAGCGCTCCGGCGAACTGATCTTCATGGTCGTGCTCGGCGGTCTCGGCTCCCTGCATGGCGCCATCGTCGGTGCGGCCGCGTTCCTGCTGCTGGAGGAATTCCTGCCGGAACTCCTGCATGGTCTCAGCTTCTTCCTGAGCGAAGAGGCGCGCGCTCATCTCGCCGAGAACTGGAAGATGGTCTTCGGTCCCCTTCTCATCCTGATCGTGCTGTTCGCCAGAGGCGGGATCATGGGCCTGCTGCGGAGGCCTCGCCATGGCTGA
- a CDS encoding ABC transporter ATP-binding protein produces MADPLLELRHLRKAYGALVVTDDVSLSVQPGELHAIIGPNGAGKTTLIHQISGTLSSDSGSVLFAGEDVTGLSMPQRVGRGLARSFQITSILPAFSALENVALAVQARAGSSFRFFGNASQEKALNEPAMDCLAQVGLAARAHIPAGLLSHGEKRQLELAIGLATEPRLLLLDEPLAGTGHDESQRVVETLRRLKSRLTIVLIEHDMDAVFSLADRVSVLVYGRVIATDTPERIRANPEVRAAYLGEEEMV; encoded by the coding sequence ATGGCTGATCCCCTGCTCGAACTGCGCCACCTTCGCAAAGCCTATGGCGCTCTCGTCGTCACGGACGACGTCAGCCTCTCCGTTCAGCCCGGCGAGCTGCATGCCATCATCGGGCCCAACGGCGCGGGCAAGACGACGCTGATCCATCAAATTTCGGGAACGTTGTCATCCGATTCCGGATCCGTTCTGTTCGCCGGCGAGGACGTAACGGGTCTTTCGATGCCGCAGCGGGTCGGGCGCGGGCTCGCGCGCTCATTCCAGATCACGTCGATCCTGCCGGCCTTCTCCGCTCTCGAGAATGTGGCGTTGGCCGTTCAGGCGCGCGCCGGATCAAGCTTCCGCTTCTTCGGCAACGCGTCGCAGGAGAAGGCCTTGAACGAACCTGCCATGGATTGTCTCGCTCAGGTCGGGCTGGCCGCTCGCGCTCACATTCCCGCGGGCCTGTTGTCCCATGGCGAGAAGCGCCAGCTTGAACTCGCCATCGGGCTCGCCACCGAGCCGAGGCTGCTGCTCCTCGACGAGCCGCTCGCCGGCACCGGCCATGACGAATCCCAGCGTGTGGTCGAGACCCTGCGCCGCCTGAAGAGCCGCCTCACCATCGTGCTGATCGAGCACGACATGGATGCGGTCTTCTCCCTGGCCGACCGCGTCTCCGTGCTCGTCTACGGCCGTGTGATCGCCACCGACACGCCGGAGCGGATCAGGGCGAATCCTGAGGTTCGAGCGGCCTATCTCGGTGAGGAGGAGATGGTCTGA